A part of Oncorhynchus gorbuscha isolate QuinsamMale2020 ecotype Even-year linkage group LG09, OgorEven_v1.0, whole genome shotgun sequence genomic DNA contains:
- the hoxa1a gene encoding homeobox protein Hox-A1a, translating to MSSFLDYSVMSGDGGSCSVRAFHSDHGITTFQSCAVTVNNCGADERFMPNRSSPDGIPHQTGSYQTPTGSLGLAYGAHPACGSGYGPQGFCATYNHYALNQEVDSATGFPQCAPLMYSGNISSSMVPQHRQGYGGAPLGQLQYAHATYGGGHEQANLPPFSGCSNPLSPLHAAHLDSCCSPLSSESASNAQTFDWMKVKRNPPKTGRSGEYGYGGQSNTVRTNFTTKQLTELEKEFHFNKYLTRARRVEIAAALQLNETQVKIWFQNRRMKQKKREKECLLPTNGAVSDARDSCPEKAAGSEKSLSAPSTPSPASSTVSSGVDPYSSS from the exons ATGAGCAGCTTCTTAGATTACTCTGTGATGAGCGGCGACGGCGGGTCCTGCTCAGTCAGGGCTTTCCACTCAGACCACGGAATTACTACATTCCAGTCCTGCGCAGTCACCGTGAACAACTGTGGGGCGGATGAGCGCTTCATGCCCAATAGGTCTTCCCCGGATGGCATCCCTCACCAAACGGGGTCCTACCAGACTCCTACTGGCTCTCTGGGTTTAGCCTATGGGGCCCATCCTGCCTGCGGCTCGGGCTATGGACCCCAGGGCTTCTGTGCCACCTACAACCATTACGCACTGAACCAGGAAGTGGACTCGGCCACGGGTTTCCCCCAGTGCGCCCCATTAATGTATTCCGGCAACATTTCCTCGTCCATGGTACCGCAGCATCGCCAAGGTTACGGGGGAGCGCCCCTGGGTCAGCTCCAGTACGCTCACGCCACCTATGGTGGCGGGCACGAGCAGGCGAACCTGCCTCCTTTCTCTGGGTGCTCAAACCCGCTGTCACCCCTGCACGCGGCCCACCTTGACTCGTGCTGCTCGCCCCTGTCCTCCGAGAGCGCCTCCAACGCACAGACCTTCGATTGGATGAAAGTGAAGAGGAACCCGCCCAAGACAG GCAGATCAGGGGAGTATGGCTATGGGGGGCAGTCCAACACCGTCCGGACCAACTTCACCACCAAACAACTCACCGAGCTTGAGAAGGAGTTCCACTTCAACAAGTATTTGACCCGCGCGCGGCGCGTGGAGATCGCGGCAGCGCTTCAGCTGAACGAGACTCAGGTCAAAATCTGGTTCCAGAACCGCCGGATGAAACAGAAGAAGCGCGAGAAGGAATGCCTGCTGCCCACCAATGGCGCAGTGTCAGACGCGAGGGATAGCTGCCCGGAAAAGGCAGCTGGATCTGAGAAGTCCCTCTCCGCCCCCTCCACCCCATCTCCAGCCTCTTCAACAGTGTCCTCTGGGGTTGACCCATACTCCTCCAGCTAA
- the LOC124043200 gene encoding homeobox protein Hox-A2a-like, translating into MNYEFERESGFINSQPSLAECLTSFPPVGDSFQSSSIKSSTLSRSTLIPPPFEQTIPSLNPGSHPRHSRPRLSPDGCCPLPTASLPPEYPWMREKKASKKNHLPTSTATAITTGPVCFSPKGSPEILESGGGGGGGSRRLRTAYTNTQLLELEKEFHFNKYLCRPRRVEIAALLDLTERQVKVWFQNRRMKHKRQTQCKENHNGEGKGLSAGDGIQSNDEEDDGSLFEQSLNTVTGALMEREACSFQHNSLSSSQQLQNVGPHNGEAQSYTVSPLSSNDKNLKHFLNPSPTVPGCVPTIGSATGPDNGGSPAALDVSIHDFQVFSSDSCLHLSGAASPSLSESLDSPVDNLDISTDSFYFFSESLTTIDLQHLSY; encoded by the exons ATGAATTACGAATTCGAGCGAGAGAGCGGTTTTATCAATAGTCAGCCGTCGCTTGCTGAGTGCCTGACATCTTTCCCCCCTGTCGGTGATTCATTTCAAAGTTCATCAATCAAGAGTTCGACGCTTTCACGCTCGACACTGATTCCTCCTCCTTTTGAGCAGACCATTCCCAGCCTCAACCCGGGAAGCCACCCGAGGCACAGCCGGCCCAGACTCAGTCCGGATGGATGCTGCCCGCTGCCCACCGCCTCCCTACCCCCGGAATACCCCTGGATGCGAGAGAAGAAAGCCTCCAAGAAGAATCACCTGCCGACTTCCACGGCGACAGCCATAACGACTGGACCTGTATGCTTCTCCCCGAAAG GCTCCCCTGAGATTCTagaaagtggaggaggagggggagggggctccCGGCGGTTGAGGACTGCATACACCAACACACAGCTCCTGGAACTGGAGAAGGAGTTCCACTTCAACAAGTATCTGTGCCGTCCGAGAAGGGTGGAGATAGCCGCCCTGCTGGACCTCACCGAGCGGCAGGTCAAAGTGTGGTTCCAGAACCGCCGGATGAAGCACAAGAGGCAGACCCAATGCAAGGAGAACCACAATGGCGAAGGGAAAGGACTGAGCGCCGGGGACGGAATCCAGAGCAACGACGAGGAGGATGATGGCTCGCTGTTTGAGCAGAGCCTTAATACAGTGACCGGGGCCCTTATGGAAAGAGAGGCCTGCTCCTTTCAGCATAACTCGCTGAGCTCTTCCCAGCAGCTCCAGAATGTTGGTCCGCACAATGGCGAGGCCCAAAGTTATACAGTTTCGCCACTGAGCAGCAATGACAAAAATCTGAAACATTTTCTCAACCCGTCACCCACTGTTCCAGGCTGCGTGCCAACAATAGGCTCTGCAACTGGCCCGGACAATGGCGGTAGTCCCGCGGCCCTGGACGTCTCAATACACGACTTCCAAGTATTCTCCTCGGATTCTTGCCTTCACCTCTCCGGTGCCGCTTCGCCCAGTTTGTCAGAATCCCTGGACAGCCCCGTGGACAATCTGGACATATCTACGGACAGCTTCTACTTTTTCTCTGAGTCACTAACTACAATCGACTTGCAACATCTGAGCTATTGA
- the LOC124043199 gene encoding homeobox protein Hox-A3a-like, producing the protein MQKATYLDSSAIYSGYPYQSANGFSYDANQVQYPRASHVESEYHRPACSLQSPDGSVALKKPGEIAESCDRSTAIQAAQPPVLTDSNQPQVSVSVPPPPLQSQPPGSLNQNKSNGSSQADSNGSVHCSPTSTTRKHIFPWMKESRQNQKPKTSSSSSVESCQGDKSPPGGSAASKRARTAYTSAQLVELEKEFHFNRYLCRPRRVEMANLLNLTERQIKIWFQNRRMKYKKDQKGCGMMPSPGGQSPRSPLGPSPSSGGGGYLTSMHSLVNSVPYESQSPTSYNKPPHNAYGMSTSYPPPLNSSLNNCPPSQKRYSGTSGSPTPEYDAHPLQGNGGYGAQLQQGSPVYVSGGYIDSMPNNGSSIFGLTHLSHPPSTHMDYNGAITMGNSHHHGLCDPNPTYTDLTPHYSQGRIQEAPKLTHL; encoded by the exons ATGCAAAAGGCAACCTACCTCGACAGCTCCGCAATTTACAGTGGCTACCCGTATCAAAGCGCAAATGGCTTCAGTTATGACGCCAATCAGGTTCAATATCCCCGGGCCTCTCATGTGGAAAGTGAGTACCATCGACCCGCCTGCTCCCTGCAGTCCCCAGACGGCTCGGTCGCACTGAAGAAGCCGGGGGAGATAGCAGAGAGCTGTGATAGGAGTACGGCCATCCAGGCGGCGCAGCCACCCGTCCTCACCGACAGCAATCAACCACAGGTGTCGGTGTCTGTCCCGCCACCCCCTCTCCAGTCACAGCCCCCTGGTTCTCTCAACCAGAACAAGAGCAACGGCTCCAGTCAAGCCGACTCAAATGGCTCCGTACACTGCTCGCCGACCTCCACCACCCGGAAACATATCTTCCCATGGATGAAAGAATCCCGTCAGAACCAGAAGCCTAAAACCAGTAGCTCCAGCTCAG TTGAGAGTTGCCAAGGAGACAAGAGCCCTCCGGGCGGGTCAGCCGCGTCGAAAAGAGCCCGTACGGCTTATACCAGCGCACAACTGGTGGAACTGGAGAAGGAGTTCCACTTCAACCGTTACCTCTGCAGACCCCGCAGGGTGGAGATGGCTAACCTGCTCAACCTCACGGAGCGGCAGATTAAGATCTGGTTCCAGAACCGCAGGATGAAGTACAAAAAGGATCAGAAAGGGTGCGGCATGATGCCTTCTCCCGGGGGACAGTCCCCTCGGAGCCCCCTCGGTCCATCTCCCAGTAGTGGGGGTGGAGGATACCTAACCTCTATGCATTCTCTGGTTAACAGTGTCCCCTATGAGTCCCAGTCGCCAACGTCTTACAATAAGCCCCCTCATAATGCATACGGTATGTCCACGTCATATCCTCCTCCCTTGAACAGCTCCCTAAACAACTGCCCGCCCTCTCAGAAGAGGTATTCCGGGACTAGCGGCTCGCCCACGCCCGAGTATGACGCGCATCCTCTCCAAGGCAATGGGGGCTATGGGGCGCAGTTGCAGCAGGGCAGCCCTGTGTATGTTAGCGGAGGCTACATCGATTCGATGCCCAACAACGGGTCCTCCATTTTCGGCCTGACCCATCTCTCGCACCCGCCGTCCACACACATGGACTACAATGGAGCAATCACTATGGGCAATAGTCACCATCACGGACTGTGTGATCCGAACCCGACGTACACAGACCTTACGCCGCACTATTCTCAGGGAAGAATTCAGGAAGCGCCCAAACTTACGCATCTGTAG
- the LOC124043203 gene encoding homeobox protein Hox-A4-like isoform X1 — MIMSSYLINSNYIEPSFPPCDEYQQNGYIPAPTEYYERPKDSGFPHHDEASYPRSNYTEPSYDYGNVPSNGLDDFTDRHQAQPQPIAQNHGPRLNPVPDSGVVEDVSKDCSLATESYPGAQKGKEPPVVYPWMKKVHVVNASYSGGVPKRSRTAYTRQQALELEKEFHFNRYLTRRRRVEIAHTMCLSERQVKIWFQNRRMKWKKDHKLPNTKIRSASSSSGAQQQQIKTGTHQQLVPTPCAATL, encoded by the exons ATGATCATGAGTTCGTATTTGATAAACTCGAACTATATCGAACCTTCCTTTCCTCCATGCGACGAATATCAACAGAACGGATACATCCCCGCCCCTACTGAGTACTACGAACGGCCAAAAGATTCGGGCTTTCCCCATCATGACGAGGCGTCGTATCCGAGGTCAAACTACACAGAACCGAGCTACGACTACGGTAATGTCCCCAGTAATGGACTCGACGATTTTACCGACAGGCATCAGGCACAACCTCAGCCCATTGCCCAGAACCATGGCCCTCGCCTCAACCCAGTCCCAGACAGCGGTGTGGTGGAGGACGTCAGCAAAGACTGCAGCCTCGCTACTGAGTCTTATCCCGGTGCACAGAAGGGCAAAGAACCGCCGGTGGTCTACCCCTGGATGAAGAAGGTCCATGTTG TCAATGCTAGTTACAGTGGAGGAGTGCCCAAGAGGTCCCGCACTGCCTATACCCGCCAGCAGGCTCTCGAGCTGGAGAAAGAATTCCACTTCAACCGCTACCTGACCCGACGCAGGCGCGTGGAGATCGCGCACACGATGTGCCTTTCCGAACGTCAGGTGAAGATATGGTTCCAGAACAGAAGGATGAAGTGGAAGAAAGATCATAAGCTTCCGAACACCAAGATCCGCTCTGCGAGCTCATCCTCGGGAGCCCAGCAGCAGCAAATCAAAACTGGCACGCACCAGCAGCTCGTTCCCACGCCTTGCGCTGCGACCCTATAG